In Festucalex cinctus isolate MCC-2025b chromosome 9, RoL_Fcin_1.0, whole genome shotgun sequence, the DNA window aatcctggaaatcgaccctggatgtgtcgaattcctggaaatcgactcaagccggaaacggaacctccctccccgggtgctaccatggcggtgttctcggccccgcttcgcggggcctcggtgcgcttggggcccgcttcgcgggccaggtttagcccatcggtcgaaatcctggaaatcgaccttggatgtgtcgaattcctggaaatcgactcaagccggaaacggaacctccctccccgggtgctaccatggcggtgttctcggccccgcttcgcggggcctcggtgcgcttggggcccgctgcgcgggccaggtttagcccatcggtcgaaatcctggaaatcgaccctggatgtgtcgaattcctggaaatcgactcaagccggaaacggaacctccctccccgggtgctaccatggcggtgttctcggccccgcttcgcggggcctcggtgcgcttggggcccgctgcgcgggccgggtttagcccatcggtcgaaatcctggaaatggaccttggatggggtcgcattcctggaaatcgactcaagccgggaaccgaacctccctccccgggtggcaccatggcggtgttctcggccccgctccgcggggcctcggtgcgcttggggcccgcttcgcgggccaggtttagcccatcggtcgaaatcctggaaatcgaccctggatgtgtcgaattcctggaaatcgacaaaagccggaaaccgaacctccctccccgggtgctaccatggcggtgttctcggccccgcttcgcggggcctcggtgcgcttggggcccgctgcgcgggccgggtttagcccatcggtcgaaatcctggaaatggaccttggatggggtcgaattcctggaaatcgactcaagccggaaacggaacctccctccccgggtgctaccatggcggtgttctcggccccgcttcgcggggcctcggtgcgcttggggcccgctgcgcgggccaggtttagcccatcggtcgaaatcctggaaatcgaccctggatgtgtcgaattcctggaaatcgactcaagccggaaacggaacctccctccccgggtgctaccatggcggtgttctcggccccgcttcgcggggccccggtgcgcttggggcccgctgcgcgggccaggtttagcccatcggtcgaaatcctggaaatcgaccctggatgtgtcgaattcctggaaatcgactcaagccggaaacggaacctccctccccgggtgctaccatggcggtgttctcggccccgcttcgcggggcctcggtgcgcttggggcccgcttcgcgggccgggtttagcccatcggtcgaaatcctggaaatcgaccttggatgtgtcgaattcctggaaatcgactcaagccggaaacggaacctccctccccgggtgctaccatggcggtgttctcggccccgcttcgcggggcctcggtgcgcttggggcccgcttcgcgggccgggtttagcccatcggtcgaaatcctggaaatcgaccctggatgtgtcgaattcctggaaatcgactcaagccggaaacggaacctccctccccgggtgctaccatggcggtgttctcggccccgcttcgcggggcctcggtgcgcttggggcccgcttcgcgggccgggtttagcccatcggtcgaaatcctggaaatcgaccttggatgtgtcgaattcctggaaatcgactcaagccggaaacggaacctccctccccgggtgctaccatggcggtgttctcggccccgcttcgcggggcctcggtgcgcttggggcccgcttcgcgggccgggtttagcccatcggtcgaaatcctggaaatcgaccctggatgtgtcgaattcctggaaatcgactcaagccggaaacggaacctccctccccgggtgctaccatggcggtgttctcggccccgcttcgcggggcctcggtgcgcttggggcccgcttcgcgggccgggtttagcccatcggtcgaaatcctggaaatcgaccttggatgtgtcgaattcctggaaatcgactcaagccggaaacggaacctccctccccgggtgctaccatggcggtgttctcggccccgcttcgcggggcctcggtgcgcttggggcccgcttcgcgggccgggtttagcccatcggtcgaaatcctggaaatcgaccctggatgtgtcgaattcctggaaatcgactcaagccggaaacggaacctccctccccgggtgctaccatggcggtgttctcggccccgcttcgcggggcctcggtgcgcttggggcccgcttcgcgggccgggtttagcccatcggtcaaaatcctggaaatcgaccttggatgtgtcgaattcctggaaatcgactcaagccggaaacggaacctccctccccgggtgctaccatggcggtgttctcggccccgcttcgcggggcctcggtgcgcttggggcctgcttcgcgggccgggtttagcccatcggtcgaaatcctggaaatcgaccttggatgtgtcgaattcctggaaatcgactcaagccggaaacggaacctccctcctcgggtgctaccatggcggtgttctcggccccgcttcgcggggcctcggtgcgcttggggcccgcttcgcgggccgggtttagcccatcggtcgaaatcctggaaatcgaccttggatgtgtcgaattcctggaaatcgactcaagccggaaacggaacctccctccccgggtgctaccatggcggtgttctcggccccgcttcgcggggcctcggtgcgcttggggcccgcttcgcgggccgggtttagcccatcggtcgaaatcctggaaatcgaccctggatgtgtcgaattcctggaaatcgactcaagccggaaacggaacctccctccccgggtgctaccatggcggtgttctcggccccgcttcgcggggcctcggtgcgcttggggcccgcttcgcgggccgggtttagcccatcggtcgaaatcctggaaatcgaccctggatgtgtcgaattcctggaaatcgactcaagccggaaacggaacctccctccccgggtgctaccatggcggtgttctcggccccgcttcgcggggcctcggtgcgcttggggcccgcttcgcgggccaggtttagcccatcggtcgaaatcctggaaatcgaccctggatgtgtcgaattcctggaaatcaactcaagccggaaacggagcctccctccccgggtgctaccatggcggtgttctcggccccgcttcgcggggcctcggtgcgcttggggcccgcttcgcgggccaggtttagcccatcggtcgaaatcctggaaatcgaccctggatgtgtcgaattcctggaaatcgactcaagccggaaacggagcctccctccccgggtgctaccatggcggtgttctcggccccgcttcgcggggcctcggtgcgcttggggcccgcttcgcgggccgggtttagcccatcggtcgaaatcctggaaatcgaccctggatgtgtcgaattcctggaaatcgactcaagccggaaacggaacctccctccccgggtgctaccatggcggtgttctcggccccgcttcgcggggcctcggtgcgcttggggcccgcttcgcgggccgggtttagcccatcggtcgaaatcctggaaatcgaccctggatgtgtcgaattcctggaaatcgactcaagccggaaacggaacctccctccccgggtgctaccgtggcggtgttctcggccccgcttcgcggggcctcggtgcgcttggggcccgctgcgcgggccaggtttagcccatcggtcgaaatcctggaaatcgacctcggtccaggttgaattcctggaattggacttcgggggtcaggtttagcccatcggtcgcattcctggaattcgacctcggtcctccaggttgaattcctggaattcgacctagcgggcaggttaaccgatcggtaggaatcctggaaatgaaccccggttgtttggggttggtttcctggaaatcgacttcgggggttaggttagcccatcggtagaaatcctggaaatgaacctcggttggttcggggttgaattcctggaaatcgactcaagccagggacggaatcggaaccacccaccccgggccggtgctctcggcccggcttcgcggagcaggtttagcccatcggtaggaatcctggaactggaccttggatggttggggtcgaattcctggaaatcgactcaagccagggacggaatcggaaccacccaccccgggccggtgctctcggcccggcttcgcagagcaggtttagcccatcggtaggaatcctggaactggaccttgggtggtggttggggttaaattcctggaaatcgacttcgggggttaggttagcccatcggtagaaatcctggaaatgaacctcggttggttcggggttgaattcctggaaatcgactcaagccggggacggaatcggaaccacccaccccgggccggtgctctcggcccggcttcgcggggcaggtttagcccatcggtagcattcctggaaatcgacttcgaaccacccccccgggccggtgctctcggcccggcttcgcggggcaggtttagcccatcggtagcattcctggaaatcgacttcgaaccacccccccgggccggtgctctcggcccggcttcgcggggcaggtttagcccatcggtagcattcctggaaatcgacttcggaggtcaggtttagcccatcggtagctttcatggaagttgacctcggtcctccaggttgaattcctggaattcgacctacctggcaggttaaccgatcggtaggaatcctggaaatgaacctcggtttttttgcggttgttttcctggaaatcgacttcgggggttaggttagcccatcggtagaaatcctggaaatgaacctcggttggttcggggttgaattcctggaaatcgactcaagccggggacggaatcggaaccacccaccccgggccggtgctctcggcccggcttcgcggggcaggtttagcccatcggtagcattcctggaaatcgacttcgaaccacccccccgggccggtgctctcggcccggcttcgcggggcaggtttagcccatcggtagcattcctggaaatcgacttcggaggtcaggtttagcccatcggtagctttcatggaagttgacctcggtcctccaggttgaattcctggaattcaacctacctggcaggttaaccgatcggtaggaatcctggaaatgaacctcggtttttttgcggttgttttcctggaaatcgacttcgggggttaggttagcccatcggtagaaatcctggaaatgaacctcggttggttcggggttgaattcctggaaatcgactcaagccggggacggaatcggaaccacccaccccgggccggtgctctcggcccggcttcgcggggcaggtttagcccatcggtagcattcctggaaatcgacttcgaaccacccccccgggccggtgctctcggcccggcttcgcggggcaggtttagcccatcggtagcattcctggaaatcgacttcaaaccacccccccgggccggtgctctcggcccggcttcgcggggcaggtttagcccatcggtagcattcctggaaatcgacttcggaggtcaggtttagcccatcggtagctttcatggaagttgacctcggtcctccaggttgaattcctggaattcgacctacctggcaggttaaccgatcggtaggaatcctggaaatgaacctcggtttttttgcggttgttttcctggaaattgacttaagcgggggacggaatcggaaccacccaccccgggcccggtgctctcggcccggcttcgcggggcaggtttagcccatcgtggacttcgggggtcaggtttagcccatcggtaggattccaggaagttgacctcggttgaggttgaattcctggaattcgacctagcggggcaggttagccgatcggtaggaatcctggaaatgaacctcggttggttggggttggattcctggaaatgggCTTGGGGGtcaggttagccgatcggtaggaatcctggaactggaccttgtttggggttggattcctggaagtggacttcgcggggcaggttagccgatcggtaggaatcctggaattggaccttggatgggggttggattcctggaaatggacttaagcgggggacggaatcggaaccacccaccaggCCGGTGctctcaggtttagcccatcggtcggaatcctggaactggatcttggttggttggggttggattcctggaactggacctggaACTGGTTGGGGCTCAATTCCTGAAAATGGACTCAGGCCGGGAATGGAACCACCCAGCCCGGGActcaccatgccggtgttctcgacgtgtttggggcccgcttcgccgaTCGGTAAGAATCCTGGAACTCGACCTTGGTTGGGTTTGGATTCCtcgaaatggacttaagcggaAAATGGAACCACCGACCCTGACACATTGTGAGAGGCATGCAGCATTGTCTTAAAACATACAATGTAAAAAACCTGGAAGAAGACCCACCAGAACTCCAACATTCCAAATTgactttaattttcacatctttTGATCATCATTCGGACTTGGTTTCAAATGTTCTCAATACATAGTTCCAGCTCACGGCATAGCTGTCGAAATGCTGGTTGTTCAGCCACGATCTCCCGTATCCTTTTTTTCAGGACCAACTTTTCCTGGATCTCTCTTTCGAAGAGAGTTTTGGCCATGGAATAAAATTGTGGTGTGAGTGCGAGTTTTCTTCGTTGACCCTGaaagacataaaaatgacaaaggttTAATTTTAGGATTTCCACATTAGAGTCCCCCTCCGCAGCCCAAGTCTACTTACAGAATTATGATGACTGATTTTTTCTGGAAGTGTTGTTGGCTCTGAATTTGGTTTGGGAGatctcttttgctgtgtttcgtTCCCTTTTTGGATGGAATTTGTCCTTTTTCTTTAACTTGATCTtctccttcatcttcttcttcttgcgggACTTGAGAGTGTGAGTGGTATCACAATCCTAAGGACACAGTATGTTATATTTTGCGGGttagggttaaggttagggttaaccctaaccctaaccccccccccggGGGTTAAGAAATATTTCATGTCGGTGTATTACAATGACAGAATTACTTCCAGGAATTATACTCACAAATTTCAAGGGCGCTGGACATGTTTTTCTACCAACAAGGCATGTTCCATTATCTGTTCCGCATCTTCCCAGTCACTGAAGTCAGACTATAgtacaaaaagcaaaatagaagacatagctatgggttagggttagggttagggttagtttaACAAGTTTAACAACAGGAGACATGGGACTTCCTGGATTTCACCTCAGCTTCCCTCGGGCGTACATTCTCCAATTCCATCAACTGGGGAGAAGCCTCCCTTGAAACTTGCCGTCCATCTCCCACTGTTTTGTCAGATGTTTTCACCTTTTTGCTGCTGTCTTCACTCTTCCTTTGCTGCTTCTTTTCCCCAGGTGAGCCTGTCTGTCACCAGAAAGGAAACAGTCATATTTTGGTGGCATGAGCCAGTGTTGCATTTGATTGAACcacttccaggaattctactcaCCCGGTGCAGGGAGGAGACCTTCTGTGTTAAGGGCAGGGAGACTTCTTGTGTTAAGGGAAAGacaatttgttccatgacgtCCATCTCATCTTCGTCTTCAGTCATGTACATCTATACAATGACAAAATCCAATTTGGAAGCCATGGcaatggggtggggggggaaacTTCCACAATAGTGACATGGGACTTCCTGGATATCACCTTAATTACTCCAATGTGTACCTTTTTTTCCTCGGACTGTGGAGTAGAGACGAGATCCCCGGGCTCCCTTGAAAGTTGCCATCCAGCCCCCACATTCTGCTCAGACCTGTTCACATCTTTGGTAGTTCTCAGCGGGGAGGCCTGTGTTAATGGCACAGAAACCTCCTGTGTCAAAGGCTCGAAAGGTTCTTCCGGGAGCTCCTCCTCATTGCAATTCACGTTCAcctatacaacaacaaaaaacaatgtataataCATGGGTGTGGGTCATGTCTTCCACAATAGCGACACAGAACTTACTGGGGGCTGGAGTGAGTGCTCCgtagaattcctggaactggaccttggtttggggtcaaattccaggaactggactgggtttgggggtccaattccaggaaccgggCATAGGCGAGGCCGGTGTCCTCGGCCCCGCTGCGCGGGGCCTCGCGGGGGCTAGCTACGCTTGGGTCCCGCTCCGCACAGTTccgggaactggactttggttgggggtccaattccaggaactggactttggttgggggtccaattccaggaactggactttggttgggggtccaattccaggaactggactttggttgggggtccaattccaggaactggactttggttgggggtccaattccaggaactggactttagtTGGGGgttcaattccaggaactggactttggttgggggtccaattccaggaactggactttggttgggggtccaattccaggaactggactttggttcggggtccaattccaggaaccgggCGCGGACGGGGCAACGAAGCAACGACCACGCGACGcgacgcttcgcggggcctcaaaCACGCAAGGGGCCCGCCTCGGAGGCCAGGGAAAAGCTATCGGCTATCGGTAGATTTCTAGAACTGTACCTTGGTTGTGGATGAATTCTTGGAGCGGGAACTCGCTTGAGATTTGAATTCCTGAAACCGGACTCTTTTCCCCAAAGGCGACGCACATTTCCAGGAACTCACCTCACTCATCCTTGGAACCTGCAGCGGCGCTTTCTTGTGCTTGCCCTCACACTTCGATGCGAATGAATGGGGGTTGGACAAACGCAGGCTTAAATAGTCTGGTGTTGGTGATGTCACGGTACTGCAGCCAATCACCTTCCGATTGGCCAAAGGCACCTCCTCCCCACACAAAAACGCTAAGAATTAGCCAGTCAAGCGACACCTTGTGGTGAAAGCAAAAACTGCGTGACTCAGAAAAGCTTTCTTCAACAAACAGACTTTATTTTACGATTTTGTAGTGGAAAAGTATAAGATGCATATAATAGATATGGAGATGAGGCACATTTGCTCTGTAAACGCCCATCCGCTCTCATAACATGGCCAAGTGAAtctagatagaaaaaaaaaataaaaaaacactaaacgcAATTCACTGAGTAGTGTTTACAAATATGAACGCATCTTTCcgggaattacatgtcatctttaaggaattacatgtcacctttaaggaattgcgcgccatttttaaggaattgcgcgccatttttaaggaactgcacgtcatctttaaggaattttacacgtcatctttaaggaattgcgtgtcatttttaaggaattgcgtgtcatttttaaggaattgcatgtcatctttaaggaattacatgtcatctttaaggaatttagGTTGCCATCCTGGATGTAGACATCGCCAACTTACCCTTGACTTGTTTCCATTGCCATGTTCATTTGGGGCTCCAGTGTAGTGAGCACAATGCTCGGGATCCATCGTGGAGGTGTCTCATCTGTCAAGAGaccccatgatttttttttttgcaagtgcacATGCAAAGAAAATATCATACCTTGCTGGTCATAATCAGGAGGAGGACTTTCCAGATATTGACCCATCCTTTTTTGCGCTTGCTCGCTTGACTTCTGAAGGCGGCACTGACAGCGACTGCTTTTATAGACTCAGCCCAGCCTTGCAACTGGccattgaccaatcactgcgAAGGGGGTGTAACGGTAACGcccgccataaaaaaaaaaaaacccatccaagtcaatttccaggttttatacatataattccacaatttcaccatgggcaaaccaaacgtctattggctcaaaaattaccagtgggaagggccatatctgaccaaaaaacaatcactgcaatcagctgttgaccaatagatggtcacgtcaatttccaggttgcctacatataattccacaatttcaacgcagtacaattcatggaacacaacccgtcaatttccaggttgcctacatataattccacaatttcaccatgggcaaaccaaacgtctattggctcaaaaattactagtgggaagggccatatctgaccaaaaaccaatcactgcaatcagctgttgaccaatagacggtcacgtcaatttccaggttgcctacatataattccacaatttcaacacagtacaattcatggaacacgacccgtacgattcatggaatccgacccgtacagttcatggaacacgaccagtacaattcctggtattcaaccccgaccagtagaattcctggaatccgacacgtacagttcctggaatccgacgcgtacagttcctggaatccgacgcgtacagttcctggaatccgacgcgtacagttcctggaatccgacgcgtacagttcatggaacacgaccagtacaattcctggtattcaaccagtacgattcccggaccccgaccagtacaattcctggaatccgacacgtacagttcatggaatacgaccagtacaattcccgggctccgacacgtacgattcatggaatccgacccgtagagttcctggaatacgacccgtacagttcctggaatccgacgcgtacagttcatggaacacgaccagtacaattcctggtattcaaccagtacgattcccggaccccgaccagtacaattcctggaatccgacacgtacagttcatggaatacgaccagtacaattcccgggctccgacacgtacgattcatggaatccgacccgtacagttcctggaatccgacgcgtacagttcctggaatccgacgcgtacagttcatggaatacgaccagtacagttcacggaacacgaccagtacaattcctggtattcaaccagtacaattcctggtattcaaccagtacaattcccggaccccgaccagtacaattcatggaatacgacccgtacagttcctggaatccgaccagtacaattcctggtattcaaccagtacgattcccggaccccgaccagtacaattcctggaatccgacatgtacagttcatggaatacgaccagtacaattcctggaatccgacacatacagttcatggaatccgacccgtacagttcctggaatccgacgcgtacagttcctggaatccaacccgtacagttcctggaatccgacgcgtacaattcctggaatccgacgcgtacagttcacggAACACGACCAGCGCAATTCCCGGTattcgaccagtacaattcccggaccccgaccggTACAATTCACGGAattacgacccgtacagttcccggaATGCGACGCGTACGATTCACGGAATACGACCCCGCCGTTCCCGAAAACCGACGCGCACGGTTCACGGAACACGAca includes these proteins:
- the LOC144026246 gene encoding uncharacterized protein LOC144026246, which codes for MDPEHCAHYTGAPNEHGNGNKSRCEGKHKKAPLQVPRMSEVNVNCNEEELPEEPFEPLTQEVSVPLTQASPLRTTKDVNRSEQNVGAGWQLSREPGDLVSTPQSEEKKMYMTEDEDEMDVMEQIVFPLTQEVSLPLTQKVSSLHRTGSPGEKKQQRKSEDSSKKVKTSDKTVGDGRQVSREASPQLMELENVRPREAESDFSDWEDAEQIMEHALLVEKHVQRP